The genomic region GCTGCGCAAGCGCGGCCTGGTTGGAATGCCGCACGTTGTTGTTGCCGATGACCTGGCTCGCGATCATGGCGCCGACGAGAACAACGCCGAACGCCGAAGCGAGCGCGAGCTTGGTACCGATTTGCAGATTCTGGATGAGTCTCGACATGAGGGCGTTTCCCGGGTTGCGCGGCCAAGTCATTGTCGGTCGCCCTCGGCGTTGATCGCCCTTGCCTAAAAACTGAGCTTCAGGTGTGGTGATCTGGTTAACGATCGCCCCCGGACAAATACCGGACTTACCGGAAAATCCCTTGAAAAACAGCACGGTCCGCGCGCTTAACAGGTTAACCACACGCGGCGGTAGGATGCCCGATTTCTAGCCCGTGCGACCAAGGGCCTTTTGGCTCTCGCCAATCAAGCTGATCCGGAACACCGGCTCCTTGTTCTCGTCGAGCAGCTCCATGCGCCATTCGGCGTCCTGTTTCAGGCCGCGCGAGATGCCGCCGAGCAAATTGGCACAGACTTCGGTCATCTCGGTCCAGGCCGCGGCGCGGTCCTCGAACTCATATGGCTGGTCGGCAGCACCGGAATAGCGGCCCGTGCTGATACGGAAGAAGTACAGCGACATCGTTGAACCCTTTTATCGGGCCGCGCCCCCGGCCGTACGCAAACTGGGCGCGAACAGCTACCAACGCATGAAAGCCGCCGTCCGTATGACTACGGCGCGGCGGCTTCGTGTTTGATGGCAGCTCTCAACGAGCAAGTGCGCGGACGCGCGCAGCCAACTCACTGGGTCGAGCGGCGCAGCTCCAGCGGGGCGTCGTCCCTGGCGGGCTCCGATTTAACTTGCGGCTTCACCGGCTCGAGCCGGCTACTCTCGACGCGCGGGGTCTCGACACGCGCGGCGACTTCGGTGTTGGGCGTGCCGACCGAACCCGTGTGTTCCGAGGTGCGCAGCGAGCGCGGCCGCGCGACGGCCCGCGCCATCAGCATCTGGTTGCCGCCCTGGTGATGGAAGTCGCAATAGGCGAAGCCCATCCCCGATACCGAGCCGCGGAAACTGCGATCGTCGGTCTTTTCAAGGTTGAAACAGGGCTCGAACGGAATGCCCTTGATCGAGGCGCAGACGTTCTGGCCGCGGATCTGCAGCGTGTTGCCGGGCAGGCGGAGATGTTTCACCGGACCTGCACCCGAGAACTGCACGGCGCCGGCGGCGCCGAGGTCGTCCATGATGCGGCCCGCGCCCCGGGTGCCGTCAAAGCAGGTGAAAGCAAACACCTTCCCGGCGACGAAGCGGCGCGCCTCATCGGCGTTCATGCTTCCAGCAATGGCCGGCGTAAGCGTCGCTACCGCCGTGACCGCCCCCAACACAATACGCGCAAGCATGCTCAACTCCGAACCAACCCCGCAGCGGGCTATGCCTTATCTCTTTACCTGCTGCTTACCATACTAACCATGGCGACATTGAAGCAGCATGGTTGGTAAAGTCTGAACGCCGTTAGACAATTTTTACAACGGTGCGACCGCGGACCTGGCCGGCGAGGATTTTCGCGCCCCACTCCGGAACTTCAGAAAGCGGAATTTCGTGAGTAATTTCAGCTAGTTTTGACCGGTCCAGATCGGACGCCAGGCGTTGCCAGGCAGCTTTCCGCGGCTCGATCGGGCACATCACGGAATCGATGCCGAGAAGGCACACCCCGCGCAAAATGAAGGGTGCGACGGAAGACGGCAGGTCCATGCCGGCAGCCAAGCCGCAGGCCGCGATCGCGCCGCCGTACTTCGTCATCGACAGCAGGTTTGCGAGCGTGGTCGAGCCGACGCTGTCGACGCCACCCGCCCAGCGCTCCTTGGCGATGGGCTTGGCGGCCGCCGACAATTCGTTGCGGTCGATCACCTCAGCCGCGCCGATCTCTTTCAGATAGTCCGCTTCGGACGCACGTCCGGTGGAGGCGATGACGTGATAGCCGAGCTTCGAGAGCACGGCGGTCGCAACCGAGCCGACGCCGCCTGCAGCCCCCGTCACCACGACCGGACCGCTGTTCGGCGACACTCCGTGCTTCTCCAGCGCCAGCACGGACAGCATCGCGGTGAAGCCGGCAGTGCCGATCGCCATGGCGTCGCGCGCCGATAGGCCCTGCGGAAGAGCGACCAGCCAGTCGCCTTTCACCCGCGCCTTCTCGGCATAGGCGCCAAGATGGGTCTCGCCCATGCCCCAGCCGGTGCAGACAACCTTATCGCCCGCCTTCCATTGCGGATGCGAGGACTGCTCGACGGTGCCGGCGAAGTCGATGCCGGCAATCATCGGGAAGCGGCGCACCACCGGCGCCTTGCCGGTGAGCGCAAGGCCGTCCTTGTAGTTCAACGTCGACCATTCCACGCGGACGGTGACGTCGCCCTCCATCAGTTCGGCTTCGTCGAACTGCGTGAGCTGCGCGGTGGTGCCCTTGTCCGCCTTGTCGATCCGGATCGCCTTGAACGTCGCCACAGCAAAACTCCCTGACTTGTTTCAGGGGATGTTTAGCCGATCAGGCAGGCTGCGCAACCGTCCGCTGGACCGGTTTCTCCACGATCGGAAGATTGATCAGCGCCGAGAGCACGCCGAACAGGATCGAGAGCCACCAGATCGGCGTGTAGGAACCGAACCGCTCGAACACGATGCCGCCGAGCCAGACGCCGAGGAAGCCGCCGACCTGATGGCTGACGAAGGCGAAGCCATAGAGCGTGGCGAACCAGCGCGTGCCGAACATGATCGCGACCAGTGCCGAGGTCGGTGGCACGGTCGACAGCCAGGTCAGGCCGGAGACCGCGCCGAACGCAATCGCCGAGAACGGCGTGATCGGAAACGAGATGAAGGCAAGCGTCGCAAGCGCGCGGGTGAAATAGATGGTCGAGAGGATGTAGCGCTTGGGCAGGCTGTTCTGGAGATAGCCGACGCTGAGCGATCCCATGATGTTGAACAGGCCGATCGCCGCGATCACCCAGCCGCCGATCTGCGTGGAGATGCCGCTATCGACCAGGAAGGCCGGCAGATGCACCGTGATGAAGGCAAGCTGGAAGCCGCAGGTGAAGAAGCCGAGGACAAGCAGCACGTAGGAGCGATGGCCGAAGGCTTCCGCGAGCGCTTTGGTGAAGGTCTGCTGGTCCGCAGGCGCCGCATTTGCCGCGCTTGCGACCGGCGGCGTCGAGAGCGCCAGCGACAACGGGATGATCAGCAGCATCAGGAAGCCGAACACGGTGAGCGCCTGCTGCCAGCCGAAATTGTCGATTAGGGCCACACCGATCGGCGCGAACAGGAATTGCCCGAACGATCCCGCCGCAGTGCCGGCGCCGAGCGCAAGGCCGCGCTTCTCGGCCGGCAAGAGCTTGGTGAAGGCCGAGAGCACCAGATTGAACGAGCAGCCGGCGAGACCGAAGCCGACCATGACACCAGCGCCGATGTTGAGCGACAGCGGCGTCGATGAGTAGCGCATCAGGAGCAAGCCCCCGGCATAGAGCAGAGCGCCGACGCACATCACCCGGAACAGGCCGAAGCGATCGGCGACCGCGCCGGCGACGGGCTGGCCCAGTCCCCACAGCAAATTCTGAAACGCGATCGCGAGGCCGAACACGTCGCGGCCCCAGGCATATTCATGGCTCATCGGCTGTACGAAGAAGCCCAGCGCCGAGCGCGGGCCGAACCCGAGCATCCCGATCGCGCAGCCGCAGAGAATGATGATCGCCGGCGTGCGCCAGGAGGAGGAACGGGAGACCGAACCGAGCTCACCCATCTGTATCGACATGCTGTTCCTCGTGCGTGGTCGCGGATTCGCAAATGGCGGCCGCGAGCCAGCTCGTTTAATGCATCTGCATGGAAACCCCAAGTCAAAAACGATTGCATTCCGCGAAGAGCTGGCGCGGGAGCATTGCATTTCCTCGCGGCCTCAGCCGACGCGCCGGGCGCGACTTAACGGAAACGTGTGCGGCAAGATCTGGCGGCTCCCAACACGACGTGTTATTTTATATTTGCTCATATCGAGCATATCGAATGATCCCCCGGCCTGTCGGCCGGATTTCTCAGGCTTTATATATGCTCAAAATGAGTACAAATGACATGCACGGGAGGCTTGGATGCCGCTAACTGGAATTTACGGCCCCGACGACTTTGCCAACCGGCCGCAGGGCCACGTGATCACCCCGGCACAGGCCAAGCAGTCGCGAACCGGACCTTCGCTGCCGATGCCTTCACTGGAATGGACGCCGGAGGTCGAGCGAGCCACCGCACCGCTTTACGAGCGCGTGAAACGTGTCATCCCGCCGATCGAATGGCCGCTGATGGCCCCGACGATCAAGGCGATCAACGAGCTGAAGCAGGCCCGGGGCGCGGTGATCCTCGCGCACAATTACCAGACGCCGGAGATCTTCCACTGCGTCGCCGACATCGGCGGTGATTCGCTCCAGCTCGCGGTCGAAGCCACCAGGGTGAAGGCCGGCATCATCGTCCAGTGCGGCGTGCACTTCATGGCGGAGACGTCGAAACTGCTCAATCCGGACAAGACGGTGCTTATTCCTGATACGCGCGCCGGCTGCTCGCTCGCTGCCAGCATCACCGGCGCCGACGTCCGCCTGCTCCGCGAAAAATTCCCCGGCGTGCCTGTCGTTGCCTATGTCAACACCTCCGCGGAGGTGAAGGCCGAGGTCGATATCTGCTGCACCTCGTCGAACGCGGTGCAGGTGGTCGAAAGCCTCGGCGCACCAACCGTGATCTTCCTGCCCGACCGCTATCTCGCCACTTACGTGGCCTCGAAGACCGACGTGAAGATCATTGCCTGGAAGGGCGCCTGCGAGGTGCACGAGCGTTTCACTGGCGCCGAGCTGCGCAGCTACCGCGAGGCCGATCCCTCCGTGCAGATCATCGCTCATCCCGAATGCCCGCCGGACGTGCTGGCCGAGGCCGATTTCACGGGCTCGACCGCGCACATGATCAACTGGGTGCGCGAGCGGCGGCCGCGGCGGCTGGTGATGATCACGGAATGCTCGATGGCCGACAATGTCCGCGCCGAGCTGCCCGATGTGGAGATGCTGCGCCCCTGCAACATCTGCCCGCACATGAAGCGCATCACGCTCGCCAACATTCTGGAGAGCCTGCTGACGCTTCGCGAAGAAGTGACGATCGATCCCGCGCTCGCGGACCGCGCAAGGCGCTCGGTCGAGCGGATGATCAATTTGAAGAACTGAGATAAAGCCATGACAAACAACATCAACACCCTCCCCCGCTCCGACGACGTCGTCATCGTCGGCGGCGGCCTTGCCGGATTGTTCTGCGCGCTCAAGCTCGCGCCGCGGCCGGTAATATTGATCTCGGCGGCGCCGCTCGGACAGGGCGCGTCGTCCGCATGGGCGCAAGGCGGCATCGCCGCGGCAATGGCTGAAGGCGATACGCCGGAAGCGCACGCCGCGGACACGGTTGCAGTTGGCGGCGGCATCGTCGACGAAGCTGTCGCACTCGGGATCGCGCGCGAGGCCGCACCGCGGATTCACGACCTTCTCGCCTATGGCGTGCCGTTCGACCGCGATCTCGAAGGCAGGCTCGCAGTCGGGCGCGAGGCCGCACACTCGGCGCGGCGTATCGTACATGTGCGTGGCGATGGCGCGGGCGCCGCCATCATCGCGGCGCTGAGCGAAGCCGTGCGGCGCACGCCGTCGATCCGGCTGATCGAAGGTTTCGTCGCCGAAGCGCTGTTGACCGAGGACGGCGCGGTCGCCGGCCTACGATTGCGCGAAGCTGGCGACGCGGCAGCACAGCCGATCCTGCTCGCCGCGCGGATGGTGGTGCTCGCGACGGGCGGCATCGGCCATCTCTATGCCGTCACCACCAATCCGCGCGAGGCCAGCGGATCCGGCCTTGCGATCGCCGCACGCGCCGGCGCGGTGATTGCAGATCCCGAGTTCGTGCAATTTCACCCGACCGCCATCATGGTCGGCCGCGATCCCGCGCCGCTCGCCACGGAAGCCTTGCGCGGCGAAGGCGCGACACTGATCAACGGCCGTGGCGAGCGTTTCATGGCGGCGCGCCATCCGCTCGCCGAGCTCGCACCGCGCGACATCGTGGCCCGCGGCGTGTTCGCGGAGATCTCGGCCGGACGCGGCGCCTTCCTCGATGCGCGGCAGGCGCTGGGCGCACGTTTTGCCGACAGATTCCCGTCCGTCCATGCAAGCTGCATCGCCGCTGGGATCGACCCCGCCACGCAGGCCATCCCGATCGCACCGGCGGCGCACTATCACATGGGCGGCATCGCGGTGGACGATCGCGGCCGCAGCTCGATCGACGGGCTCTGGGCCGGCGGCGAAGCGTCGTCCACCGGCGCGCATGGCGCGAACCGGCTTGCGTCGAATTCGCTGTTGGAGGCCGTGGTCTACGCCGCGCGCATCGCCGACGACATCGCCGGCCGCACCACTCCCTCGCCCGCACGTCTTGCGGACGTGCCGACGCCGGGGGACGGCGCGCCGGATGCTGCGGCCGTGAAGCGGCTGCGGATGCTGATGAGCACGCATGTCGGCGTGATCCGCAATGGTGACGGGCTTGCGGACGCGGTTCGCAGCTTCTCCGCGCTCGAACGCGAGGCCACGAGCATCGCGGTCCGCAACATGGCAACGGCAGCCCTGCTCGTGGTGGCGTCAGCCTGGAACCGGCGCGAGAGCCGCGGCGCGCACTTCCGCTCCGACCATGCCGCGGACGTGCCCCCCTCGCGCAACGCACGATGACGACGCTCGCAGCAGTGCGCGAGATCGCGGACAGCCTGAGCGAACGCCCGACACCGCGCACGGCGCAACCGATGACCGCCTGACGGAGTCTGCCATGATCACCCCGAATTCTCTGCTTTATCCCGACGCCTTCCTCTCCCCGCTCGCGATCGACGAGGCCGTGCTGCGCGCGCTCGATGAGGATCTCGGCCGCGCCGGCGACATCACCTCACTTGCGACGATCCCCGAAGCAACGAAGGCGCAAGCAATCCTGGTCGCGCGGCAGTCCGGCGTGATCGCCGGCTTGCCACTGGCGCTCGCCACCTTGCAAAAGCTTTCGCCCGACATCGAGATACGCGCACATGTTCGCGACGCCGCGCGCGTCGCCCGCGGGCAGCAGGTGCTGACGATCTCGGGGCCGGCACGCGCCATCCTCACGGCGGAGCGGACCGCGCTGAATTTCGTCGGCCGCCTGTCGGGCGTTGCGACGCTCACGGCGGACTATGTCGCGCGCACCGAGGGCACCCGGATGAGAATCTGCTGCACGCGAAAGACCACGCCCGGGCTGCGCGCCTTGGAGAAATACGCGGTACGCTGCGGCGGCGGCTTCAATCACCGCTTCGGGCTCGACGACGCGATCCTGATCAAGGACAACCACATCGCGGTCGCCGGCGGCATCCGTCCCGTGCTGGAGCGCGCCCGCGCCCAGGCCGGCCATCTCGTCAAGATCGAGATCGAGGTCGACACGCTTCCGCAGTTGCGCGAGGTGCTCGACACCGGCCTTGCCGACGCCGTGCTGCTCGACAACATGGATATTGCGACGCTGCGCGAAGCCGTCAGGCTCAACGAGGGACGCCTCAAGCTGGAGGCATCCGGCGGTGTCACCCTGGACTCGATCCCAGCCATCGCTGCGACCGGCGTCGACTACGCCTCATCCGGCGCGCTGACGCATTCGGCGCCAAATTTCGACTGCGCGCTGGATATCGAGGCGTGAGGCGCTACCGCCGCTCGGTCGCGCCCATCTCGGCGGAGCTCTTGGCTTGCTGAGTGAGCTCGGCGGAGAGCGCGGCGGTCTGCGCCGGGGTGCCCCAGCTCGGCTCTTCGCTGCCATCGCCCCAGGCGCGTGGGCGATAGAAGGTGTGGACGCCGGTCTTGTACATCTTCTTCATCTCGGCGACCCAGGACGGGCGCACCCAATAGGCGTGGTAGTGCGTGGACTTGCCGACCTCGGGCAGCCAGATCTGGCCGTCGAGCATGGCCTTCGAGATCTTTTTCGCACGGTCCCACATCTCGGGCTCGCGGATCACGTCGGCATTGTTGTCGCAGGC from Bradyrhizobium lupini harbors:
- a CDS encoding MDR family oxidoreductase is translated as MATFKAIRIDKADKGTTAQLTQFDEAELMEGDVTVRVEWSTLNYKDGLALTGKAPVVRRFPMIAGIDFAGTVEQSSHPQWKAGDKVVCTGWGMGETHLGAYAEKARVKGDWLVALPQGLSARDAMAIGTAGFTAMLSVLALEKHGVSPNSGPVVVTGAAGGVGSVATAVLSKLGYHVIASTGRASEADYLKEIGAAEVIDRNELSAAAKPIAKERWAGGVDSVGSTTLANLLSMTKYGGAIAACGLAAGMDLPSSVAPFILRGVCLLGIDSVMCPIEPRKAAWQRLASDLDRSKLAEITHEIPLSEVPEWGAKILAGQVRGRTVVKIV
- a CDS encoding MFS transporter: MSIQMGELGSVSRSSSWRTPAIIILCGCAIGMLGFGPRSALGFFVQPMSHEYAWGRDVFGLAIAFQNLLWGLGQPVAGAVADRFGLFRVMCVGALLYAGGLLLMRYSSTPLSLNIGAGVMVGFGLAGCSFNLVLSAFTKLLPAEKRGLALGAGTAAGSFGQFLFAPIGVALIDNFGWQQALTVFGFLMLLIIPLSLALSTPPVASAANAAPADQQTFTKALAEAFGHRSYVLLVLGFFTCGFQLAFITVHLPAFLVDSGISTQIGGWVIAAIGLFNIMGSLSVGYLQNSLPKRYILSTIYFTRALATLAFISFPITPFSAIAFGAVSGLTWLSTVPPTSALVAIMFGTRWFATLYGFAFVSHQVGGFLGVWLGGIVFERFGSYTPIWWLSILFGVLSALINLPIVEKPVQRTVAQPA
- the nadA gene encoding quinolinate synthase NadA, which encodes MPLTGIYGPDDFANRPQGHVITPAQAKQSRTGPSLPMPSLEWTPEVERATAPLYERVKRVIPPIEWPLMAPTIKAINELKQARGAVILAHNYQTPEIFHCVADIGGDSLQLAVEATRVKAGIIVQCGVHFMAETSKLLNPDKTVLIPDTRAGCSLAASITGADVRLLREKFPGVPVVAYVNTSAEVKAEVDICCTSSNAVQVVESLGAPTVIFLPDRYLATYVASKTDVKIIAWKGACEVHERFTGAELRSYREADPSVQIIAHPECPPDVLAEADFTGSTAHMINWVRERRPRRLVMITECSMADNVRAELPDVEMLRPCNICPHMKRITLANILESLLTLREEVTIDPALADRARRSVERMINLKN
- the nadC gene encoding carboxylating nicotinate-nucleotide diphosphorylase, with the translated sequence MITPNSLLYPDAFLSPLAIDEAVLRALDEDLGRAGDITSLATIPEATKAQAILVARQSGVIAGLPLALATLQKLSPDIEIRAHVRDAARVARGQQVLTISGPARAILTAERTALNFVGRLSGVATLTADYVARTEGTRMRICCTRKTTPGLRALEKYAVRCGGGFNHRFGLDDAILIKDNHIAVAGGIRPVLERARAQAGHLVKIEIEVDTLPQLREVLDTGLADAVLLDNMDIATLREAVRLNEGRLKLEASGGVTLDSIPAIAATGVDYASSGALTHSAPNFDCALDIEA